The following coding sequences lie in one Methanothermobacter sp. MT-2 genomic window:
- a CDS encoding archaeal DNA polymerase II, large subunit has product MSKMRNFKVIVMMEYFRELEKETNKLYDIAKKARAKGLDASIEPEIPLAKDLAERVEGLVGPEGIAQRIKSLEKEYGREEMAFKIAAEIASQKIDEKDEDRLWAKRQELADQALRTALAILTEGVVAAPLEGIAKVAIKNNFDESNYLAVYFAGPIRSAGGTASALAVLIADYIRMKIGLDRYKPVDREIERYVEEVELYESEVTNLQYSPKPDEVRLAARNIPIEITGEPTDKIEVSHRDLKRVETNHIRGGALLAMVEGVIQKAPKVLKYAKQLKLEGWDWLEKFSKTLKSDKKDEIAIKADSKYIEDIIGGRPVLGCPSEKGAFRLRYGRSRNTGLAAMGVNPATMEILEFLAVGTQMKIERPGKGNCVVPVDTIEGPIVKLKNGDVVRVETVKKAKKVKAEVEEILFLGDMLVAFGEFLRNNHVLMPAAWCEEWWIQSILNSRKYNANEDPLNLKSFKGRWNEIKLDAKEAFKISLEYNVPLHPRYTYFYHDVSIEDLNNLYEWLQGGKKENGKLELPLAPPKRILEILGVPHKLREGKVIIGADDAYALLNTLKEPLSNGEDPIKAINKVAPVKIMKKAPTYIGARVGRPEKSKERKMRPAPHVLFPIGKNGGSRRNIIDAAKQGNIRVEIGRAKCPKCKISFMQSKCPQCGEKTEIGKPTKRSINLMQLLKNATESVRVRKLEEIKGVEGMISNDKFPEPLEKGVLRAKNEVFTFKDATIRHDSTDLPLTHFKPSEIGVSIEKLKKLGYTADFQGKPLKDEDQIVELKVQDVVISRECADYLMKVASFVDDLLEHFYKLERFYNIKNRDDLIGHLIIGLAPHTSAGVLGRIIGFTEASACYAHPYFHSAKRRNCDSDEDAIILLLDALLNFSKTYLPSSRGGSMDAPLVLSSRIDPEEIDDESHNIDTMHFLPLEFYEKTLKYEKPSKVTSLIDNVKKRLGTPQQYENLMFSHDTSNISAGPKTCLYKLLPTMKEKVDSQIELAEKIRAVDQRRVVEGVLLSHFLPDMMGNIRAFTKQKVRCTRCNRKYRRIPLTGKCNCGGNLVLTVSKGSVIKYLEISKELAGRYPIDPYLMQRINILEFSVDSLFESDKSKQSSLDLFL; this is encoded by the coding sequence TTGTCGAAGATGAGAAATTTCAAGGTTATAGTTATGATGGAGTATTTTAGAGAATTGGAGAAGGAAACAAATAAACTTTATGATATAGCCAAGAAAGCTAGGGCTAAGGGTCTAGATGCTTCAATAGAACCTGAGATACCCTTAGCAAAGGATCTTGCAGAGAGGGTGGAGGGACTAGTAGGACCTGAGGGTATAGCCCAGCGGATAAAATCCCTCGAAAAAGAGTATGGTAGAGAGGAGATGGCGTTTAAGATAGCTGCTGAGATAGCCTCTCAAAAAATAGATGAAAAAGATGAGGACAGATTATGGGCGAAAAGACAGGAGCTTGCGGATCAGGCGCTGAGAACAGCCCTTGCAATATTAACAGAAGGTGTTGTGGCAGCGCCCCTAGAAGGTATTGCAAAGGTGGCTATCAAAAACAATTTTGATGAATCAAATTATCTTGCAGTATATTTTGCAGGGCCTATAAGGAGTGCTGGTGGGACAGCATCAGCATTAGCGGTTTTAATAGCTGATTATATAAGGATGAAGATAGGTTTGGATCGTTACAAGCCTGTTGACAGGGAAATAGAACGTTATGTTGAAGAAGTGGAATTATATGAATCAGAGGTTACAAACTTGCAATATTCTCCAAAACCTGATGAAGTGAGGTTAGCCGCTCGAAATATCCCAATAGAGATCACAGGGGAACCAACAGACAAAATAGAAGTTTCACACAGAGATCTTAAACGTGTTGAAACCAATCACATCCGTGGAGGAGCCCTACTCGCAATGGTGGAAGGAGTCATCCAAAAAGCCCCCAAAGTACTTAAATATGCCAAGCAACTGAAACTCGAAGGATGGGATTGGCTAGAAAAATTCTCAAAAACACTAAAATCCGATAAAAAAGATGAAATCGCCATAAAAGCTGACAGCAAATATATAGAGGATATAATAGGGGGCAGACCAGTCCTAGGATGCCCATCAGAAAAAGGAGCATTCAGACTAAGATACGGTCGTTCAAGAAACACTGGCTTAGCAGCTATGGGCGTGAACCCAGCGACCATGGAAATACTCGAATTCCTAGCAGTAGGAACACAAATGAAAATTGAAAGACCAGGAAAAGGCAACTGCGTAGTCCCAGTGGACACAATCGAAGGACCAATAGTCAAACTCAAAAACGGGGACGTGGTAAGAGTTGAAACAGTCAAAAAGGCCAAAAAGGTCAAAGCAGAAGTAGAGGAAATATTATTCTTGGGTGACATGTTAGTAGCATTTGGAGAATTTTTAAGGAACAATCATGTATTAATGCCAGCTGCCTGGTGCGAAGAATGGTGGATCCAATCAATCCTAAATTCAAGAAAATACAATGCCAATGAAGATCCATTAAACCTTAAAAGTTTCAAGGGGCGCTGGAATGAAATAAAATTAGATGCAAAGGAAGCATTCAAGATTTCACTTGAATACAATGTACCATTACATCCACGTTACACCTACTTCTATCATGACGTTTCAATAGAAGACCTGAACAACCTCTACGAATGGCTCCAAGGTGGAAAAAAAGAAAATGGAAAACTAGAATTACCCCTAGCACCCCCAAAAAGGATCCTGGAGATACTGGGAGTGCCGCACAAACTTAGAGAGGGCAAGGTTATAATAGGAGCCGATGATGCATACGCCCTCCTAAACACCCTTAAAGAACCATTGAGTAATGGCGAAGACCCCATTAAAGCGATAAACAAGGTGGCGCCCGTCAAGATAATGAAAAAAGCCCCTACATATATTGGAGCCCGCGTTGGAAGACCTGAAAAGAGCAAAGAAAGAAAAATGCGCCCAGCACCACACGTACTATTCCCAATAGGCAAAAATGGTGGTAGCAGACGTAACATTATCGACGCAGCCAAACAAGGAAATATCAGAGTTGAGATAGGCCGCGCGAAATGTCCTAAATGTAAAATAAGTTTCATGCAGTCAAAATGTCCACAATGTGGTGAAAAAACAGAGATAGGCAAACCAACTAAAAGATCCATCAACCTCATGCAACTTTTAAAGAACGCCACCGAAAGCGTGAGAGTACGCAAACTCGAAGAAATAAAGGGAGTCGAGGGGATGATATCCAATGATAAATTCCCAGAACCGCTAGAAAAGGGCGTTCTCAGAGCCAAAAATGAAGTTTTCACATTTAAGGATGCTACAATAAGACATGATTCCACAGATTTACCACTCACACATTTTAAACCCTCAGAGATTGGTGTGAGCATAGAAAAATTGAAAAAGCTAGGTTACACAGCAGACTTCCAGGGCAAACCCCTAAAAGACGAGGATCAGATAGTGGAATTAAAGGTCCAAGATGTGGTAATATCTAGAGAATGTGCAGATTATCTCATGAAAGTCGCATCATTCGTCGACGACTTACTCGAACACTTCTACAAACTCGAAAGATTTTATAATATCAAAAATAGGGATGATCTCATCGGGCACCTGATAATTGGACTTGCACCCCACACCTCCGCAGGAGTCCTCGGAAGGATAATAGGATTCACTGAAGCATCAGCATGTTATGCACACCCATACTTCCATTCAGCTAAAAGGCGAAACTGTGACAGTGACGAAGATGCCATAATATTACTCCTAGATGCCCTGTTAAACTTCTCTAAAACATATCTTCCAAGTAGTAGGGGAGGGAGCATGGACGCCCCGCTCGTCCTATCATCAAGGATAGACCCAGAGGAAATCGATGACGAATCACATAACATAGATACAATGCATTTTTTACCACTCGAATTTTACGAAAAAACATTGAAATATGAGAAACCATCAAAGGTTACTAGCTTAATTGATAATGTTAAAAAACGTCTCGGCACCCCACAACAATATGAAAATCTAATGTTCTCCCATGACACTTCAAATATCAGCGCAGGACCAAAAACCTGCTTATATAAACTGTTACCTACAATGAAGGAGAAAGTCGACTCCCAGATCGAACTTGCAGAAAAGATAAGGGCAGTGGATCAGCGAAGAGTAGTGGAGGGTGTTTTACTCTCACATTTTCTCCCAGATATGATGGGTAACATAAGGGCATTCACAAAACAGAAGGTGAGATGCACTCGTTGTAACCGGAAATACAGGAGAATACCACTCACAGGAAAATGTAATTGTGGCGGAAACCTTGTACTAACAGTATCTAAAGGTTCAGTGATCAAATACTTAGAAATATCAAAGGAACTCGCTGGAAGATACCCCATTGACCCTTACCTCATGC
- a CDS encoding predicted cation transport ATPase: MKTNIRIGGMSCAGCALRIEDALNQLDGVKDASVNFATAKASIEYDPKKIGIKDIEKVIVETGYQVLNDKVSVKIGGMTCAMCAKTIESRLGQLEGIVNATVNLGAETAYIEYNKDIISIEDIRKAIEDLGYEFLGVEGELVDEKLSEDLRSKKKRIIVGLGVSIPLMILMYLNIEFPYMGYLMFLISILPFLYVSYPIFSAAIRSLQAKTLNMDVMYSMGIGVAFTSSLLSTFNILSSKFMFYETALMLAAFLTLGRYLEARAKGKTSDAIKKLMELQPDTATILKNGKEMEVPVETVRKDDILIVKTGDRIPVDGVIIDGKAHIDESMITGEPLPVFKDKGKSVVAGTINTDGLLKIRTTHIGEETFLSRIIKLVEEVQGSKPPLERIADRAVSYFIPMVLIIAFAAFIFWYLEGMGLLFSLTVLISTLVVACPCALGLATPTAVTVGIGRGAELGILIKKGEILEVSEKIKAVLFDKTGTLTEGKPYLTDIIPIKSNEMDILQAAATIESNSRHPIAKAITSRAKMEKIPYNKIHELKSIPGKGLIGYLNSHKILLGNIQFFEENNIPLADAEDVILKLQREGKTIVLVGRDDELLGIIGVADKIKENSQKAIEALKKMGLETIMVTGDNPITAQTVAEKIGIEKVLSQVLPEDKANLVSRMQDDGGVAFVGDGINDAPALAAADVGIAIGSGTDVAIEAADIVLVKDDPIDVPSAIQLARKVVSRVKWNIFWAFAYNMILIPVAAGVLYPTFRLTFRPEFAGLAMALSSVTVVSLSLLLRSYTPPVKEEK; this comes from the coding sequence ATGAAAACAAATATTAGAATAGGTGGGATGAGCTGCGCAGGGTGTGCTTTAAGGATAGAAGATGCGCTCAACCAACTCGATGGTGTGAAAGACGCCAGTGTAAATTTTGCAACAGCAAAGGCCAGTATAGAATATGATCCCAAGAAGATTGGGATTAAGGACATAGAAAAAGTAATAGTAGAGACAGGGTATCAGGTTTTAAATGATAAGGTGAGTGTCAAGATAGGTGGCATGACATGTGCAATGTGCGCCAAGACCATAGAATCAAGATTAGGACAGCTTGAAGGTATAGTAAATGCCACAGTAAACCTAGGGGCTGAAACAGCATACATAGAATATAATAAGGATATAATATCCATAGAAGACATCAGAAAAGCTATAGAGGATCTAGGATATGAATTTCTAGGTGTTGAGGGGGAATTAGTTGATGAAAAGCTTTCTGAGGATCTTAGATCCAAAAAGAAGAGGATAATTGTGGGTTTAGGGGTGTCGATTCCGCTGATGATACTCATGTACCTTAACATAGAATTCCCATACATGGGATATTTAATGTTCCTTATATCAATTTTACCATTTTTATACGTGAGTTATCCTATATTCAGCGCTGCTATACGTTCACTTCAAGCCAAAACGCTCAACATGGATGTTATGTATTCTATGGGGATTGGAGTCGCATTCACCTCCAGTCTATTAAGCACATTTAATATTCTATCCTCTAAGTTCATGTTCTATGAGACCGCATTAATGTTAGCAGCTTTCTTAACACTTGGAAGATATCTTGAGGCAAGGGCCAAGGGTAAAACTTCAGATGCCATTAAAAAATTAATGGAACTTCAACCAGACACCGCAACCATACTCAAGAACGGTAAGGAAATGGAAGTACCAGTGGAAACCGTCAGAAAAGATGATATACTAATTGTCAAAACTGGGGATAGAATACCTGTGGATGGTGTTATCATTGATGGTAAGGCACACATTGATGAATCAATGATAACAGGCGAACCACTCCCAGTCTTTAAAGATAAAGGGAAAAGTGTCGTGGCAGGGACGATAAACACAGATGGCCTCCTAAAAATCCGCACAACCCACATAGGAGAGGAAACGTTCCTATCAAGGATCATAAAATTGGTTGAAGAAGTCCAGGGATCTAAACCCCCTTTAGAAAGGATAGCTGACAGGGCAGTGTCCTATTTTATACCCATGGTTCTTATAATTGCATTCGCGGCTTTTATATTCTGGTACCTTGAAGGTATGGGCTTGCTGTTTTCATTAACTGTTCTCATATCCACATTGGTAGTGGCATGTCCATGTGCCCTGGGACTTGCAACACCAACAGCTGTTACTGTGGGTATAGGTAGAGGCGCTGAACTCGGTATTCTAATCAAAAAAGGCGAAATACTAGAAGTTTCTGAAAAGATAAAGGCCGTGCTTTTTGACAAAACAGGGACACTCACCGAGGGTAAACCATACTTGACCGATATAATACCCATCAAAAGCAATGAAATGGACATTCTTCAAGCAGCCGCTACTATAGAATCCAATTCAAGACATCCCATAGCAAAAGCCATAACTTCAAGGGCAAAAATGGAGAAAATACCCTACAATAAAATCCATGAACTTAAATCAATCCCTGGAAAGGGTCTGATAGGATATTTAAACTCCCATAAGATCCTATTAGGTAATATACAATTTTTCGAGGAGAATAATATACCATTAGCTGATGCTGAGGATGTGATCCTGAAGTTACAAAGGGAGGGCAAGACCATAGTATTGGTTGGTAGGGACGATGAACTTCTGGGAATTATTGGAGTCGCGGATAAAATAAAAGAAAATTCCCAGAAAGCCATAGAGGCCTTGAAGAAAATGGGCTTAGAAACCATCATGGTAACTGGAGATAATCCTATAACAGCACAAACCGTGGCAGAGAAAATAGGGATAGAAAAAGTACTCTCCCAAGTTTTACCTGAGGATAAGGCCAATCTAGTTTCTAGGATGCAGGATGATGGTGGTGTTGCATTTGTTGGTGATGGTATAAATGATGCTCCGGCACTTGCAGCAGCCGATGTTGGAATTGCAATTGGAAGCGGTACGGATGTTGCAATAGAAGCGGCAGACATAGTACTAGTAAAGGATGATCCTATTGATGTTCCTTCGGCCATACAATTAGCCCGTAAGGTCGTATCACGCGTTAAATGGAATATTTTCTGGGCTTTTGCATATAATATGATTCTTATACCGGTAGCCGCTGGTGTTCTTTATCCAACTTTCAGATTAACATTTAGACCGGAATTTGCAGGTTTGGCCATGGCATTGAGTTCTGTAACAGTCGTATCACTCTCATTACTTCTAAGATCATACACTCCACCAGTGAAAGAAGAAAAATAA
- a CDS encoding adenylosuccinate lyase, whose protein sequence is MAIHPIEFRYGTPEMKRVWDSENKLQKMLEVEAAIAEAEAELGIIPEYAAREIKRKANTKYVKLERVNQIEKETKHDIAALIKALAEQCEGDAGEYIHFGATSNDIIDTTNSLLFQESIKILKEKIIKLTKLLLKLADENKKRVCIGRTHGQHALPTTYGMKFALWADEMHRNLERLKAAQERLCVGMMTGAVGTTAALGEDGLKVHLRVSEILGLEPVLISNQVIQRDNHAEFMMVLANIATTLEKIALEVRNLQRTEIMEVGERFDPEKQVGSSTMPHKMNPITAERICGLARVVRSHVIVALENNPLWHERDLTNSSPERIIFPEACILTDYLLQLTLKLIENLVFFDENIEKNLNLTNGLIMAERLMAELAKKGMGRQTAYQIVRECAIEANTNKKPLIEVAAKKKEIKEYLNYDELEDIMNPYTYIGSAIKIVENVLKNSEKWFKMN, encoded by the coding sequence ATGGCTATCCACCCCATCGAATTCAGATACGGCACCCCAGAGATGAAAAGAGTATGGGATTCTGAGAACAAACTCCAAAAAATGCTAGAAGTGGAAGCGGCCATAGCCGAGGCGGAAGCCGAACTAGGAATCATACCAGAGTATGCTGCAAGAGAAATTAAAAGGAAAGCCAACACAAAATATGTGAAACTCGAAAGAGTGAACCAAATCGAGAAAGAGACAAAACATGACATAGCAGCTCTCATAAAAGCACTCGCAGAACAATGTGAAGGCGACGCAGGAGAATATATACACTTTGGAGCCACATCAAACGACATAATAGACACTACAAATTCTCTACTTTTTCAAGAATCCATAAAAATCTTAAAAGAAAAAATCATCAAACTAACAAAACTCTTACTAAAATTGGCGGATGAAAACAAGAAAAGGGTTTGCATTGGCCGAACCCATGGACAACATGCACTACCCACCACATATGGTATGAAATTCGCCCTATGGGCTGATGAAATGCATCGGAACCTTGAAAGATTAAAAGCAGCCCAGGAGAGATTATGTGTGGGTATGATGACGGGAGCTGTAGGCACCACAGCAGCACTAGGTGAAGATGGCTTGAAAGTACATCTAAGAGTATCTGAGATACTCGGCTTGGAACCAGTATTGATATCAAATCAGGTCATCCAAAGGGATAACCATGCCGAATTCATGATGGTGTTGGCTAATATCGCCACTACCCTCGAAAAAATAGCCCTAGAAGTTAGGAATCTCCAAAGGACCGAGATAATGGAAGTTGGGGAGAGATTCGACCCTGAAAAGCAAGTTGGCAGCAGTACAATGCCCCATAAGATGAACCCTATAACTGCAGAGCGTATATGCGGTCTAGCTAGGGTTGTGCGTTCACATGTTATAGTTGCGCTCGAAAATAATCCCCTCTGGCATGAAAGAGACCTTACCAACTCATCCCCAGAACGCATAATATTCCCAGAAGCATGCATACTAACAGATTACCTCCTACAACTAACATTAAAGTTAATAGAAAACCTCGTATTCTTTGATGAAAACATAGAAAAAAACCTCAACCTTACAAATGGTCTTATAATGGCAGAAAGACTAATGGCAGAACTTGCAAAAAAGGGTATGGGCAGACAAACAGCATACCAAATCGTGAGAGAATGCGCAATAGAAGCCAACACAAACAAAAAACCACTAATAGAAGTGGCAGCCAAAAAAAAGGAAATAAAAGAATATTTAAACTATGATGAACTTGAAGATATAATGAACCCATATACATACATAGGATCAGCCATAAAAATAGTTGAAAATGTGCTTAAAAACTCAGAAAAATGGTTCAAAATGAACTAA
- a CDS encoding amidohydrolase, with the protein MEKLVINGEIIDLRANDHYRGSVLIKGNIIESISHQRKDEFNIIDANDYFILPGFIDAHVHIMERGFKLEDRIETPLSLYFYNAIDNMRRTLDAGITTIRDAGMADFGVKLASQNGVIPAPRIQISVTPLSITGGHFDFHMKSGLNIELKYPGLPNGICDGTAEVRKKAREVLRAGADVIKIMATGGVMSANDKPDNIQFTKKELKVIVAEARSKGKKTMAHAHGLEGIKNCIKAGIDSIEHGTYINRKTAAEMRDKKVYLVPTLLVTAELAKKAKKGELPSYSRKDALEIAKVHKENIEVAYQEGVPLIMGTDSGVMEHGQNLRELSYLCDIGMEPSEAIKSATLNAAECIGWDDKIGSLDKGKFADIIVVKENPLEDIKSLANPENILLVVKNGEIIKNILG; encoded by the coding sequence ATGGAAAAATTAGTAATAAATGGTGAGATAATAGATTTAAGGGCGAATGATCATTATAGAGGTTCAGTTTTGATAAAGGGGAATATAATAGAGTCCATTTCACATCAACGAAAAGATGAGTTTAATATTATTGATGCAAATGATTATTTCATACTCCCCGGCTTTATAGATGCCCATGTACATATCATGGAAAGGGGCTTTAAATTAGAGGATAGGATAGAAACTCCATTATCCCTCTATTTTTATAATGCTATAGATAATATGCGCAGAACCCTCGATGCAGGGATAACCACAATAAGAGATGCTGGGATGGCGGATTTCGGGGTTAAACTCGCCTCCCAAAATGGTGTAATACCCGCTCCTAGAATACAGATAAGCGTGACTCCACTTTCGATAACAGGTGGTCATTTCGATTTTCACATGAAGTCAGGATTAAATATTGAACTTAAATATCCTGGATTGCCTAACGGCATATGTGATGGTACAGCTGAAGTGAGGAAAAAAGCTAGGGAAGTTTTAAGAGCTGGTGCAGATGTTATAAAGATCATGGCCACCGGAGGTGTGATGAGTGCCAATGATAAACCTGATAATATCCAATTCACCAAAAAAGAATTAAAGGTTATAGTAGCAGAGGCCCGTTCTAAGGGTAAAAAGACCATGGCACATGCACATGGACTTGAAGGTATAAAAAATTGTATAAAAGCCGGTATAGATTCGATAGAGCATGGAACATATATTAACAGAAAAACAGCGGCTGAAATGAGGGATAAGAAAGTTTATTTAGTGCCAACGCTCCTTGTGACAGCAGAACTTGCCAAGAAAGCAAAGAAAGGCGAACTTCCTAGTTACAGCAGAAAAGATGCACTGGAAATTGCAAAGGTTCACAAAGAAAACATAGAAGTCGCATACCAGGAAGGTGTCCCATTAATTATGGGTACAGATTCTGGGGTTATGGAACATGGCCAAAATCTCAGAGAACTTTCATACTTATGTGATATTGGAATGGAACCCTCAGAGGCCATAAAATCCGCCACATTAAATGCTGCTGAATGTATTGGATGGGATGATAAGATAGGAAGTCTTGATAAAGGTAAGTTTGCGGATATTATCGTGGTAAAAGAAAACCCCCTTGAAGATATAAAAAGCCTCGCTAACCCTGAAAACATACTCCTCGTAGTAAAGAATGGTGAAATAATCAAGAATATTCTAGGATGA
- a CDS encoding preprotein translocase, subunit SecG: MAKKDKKTLPPSGAGLVRYFEEETKGPKLTPEQVIAMSIILAVFCLLLRFSG, encoded by the coding sequence ATGGCTAAAAAGGATAAAAAAACACTTCCACCAAGTGGCGCTGGACTTGTAAGATATTTCGAGGAAGAGACAAAAGGTCCTAAACTCACACCAGAACAAGTAATTGCAATGAGCATAATATTAGCCGTATTCTGCCTACTACTCAGGTTCTCAGGTTAA
- a CDS encoding cell surface glycoprotein — translation MKRKLEFFKSLILVAVLFLSIGSVSATQWEVGSDQIYTTIQSAIDNANTLDGDVINVHNGTYPEDVIVNKKLTIQANTGDEVEVKPNNTGFTIVNDITGDGSGSIIDGFIINNPQNGIGVNISADNCIVKNNQINGGKTGIIVSRGNITLLDNIISGQTENGILGNLSHGFFTVSGNYIVNLIGEGIVNGVTISTNGSLTDFNFTGNTLSNISAPTGAVFGLQLGKSKGAGGNPEVANVTNLIVNENIISGISAFSAIIGMELVSNSNTVLISGNEISFLEGSTNSSVYSLEAAIVGNGTVMISKNMISDIVAGQQAVGIVAVALGDLRLEDNQISSIGKANASVAMLGLGLLYNATLKNNNVSDINSPSIAAGIVGTAMDHLNMIYNTINGVHGANDVSMVAAGFNTTKIYGNNLEGHGSGIGIVICSANGTIKYNRIVNYDSYIQNFLFSNFGPSIDEMLKPLDDAIKKHPELEPILKPIRDDLDKLFHQLENSNTNARYNWYGTNSPDASKFFVGNGTLDYYPWLVLNIRANPSTINVGESSIITADVYYDAAGGDHSADVELFFSGPKVIFTTNLGNLGSKSVIVPWVNGMATTILRADEGAGIATVTAADHEIVQTLVNIQGSSNFTNATATTGTVEMESTGLPLEGMVISILLVLGGLISVRKQ, via the coding sequence TTGAAAAGAAAATTGGAATTTTTTAAAAGTTTAATTTTGGTTGCTGTTTTGTTTTTAAGTATCGGCAGCGTATCAGCAACCCAATGGGAGGTGGGTTCTGATCAGATTTACACTACCATTCAATCAGCAATTGATAATGCTAATACACTTGACGGTGACGTGATCAATGTACACAACGGAACCTACCCTGAAGATGTTATAGTAAATAAAAAACTCACCATACAAGCCAATACAGGCGATGAAGTGGAAGTAAAGCCAAACAACACAGGATTCACCATAGTAAATGATATTACTGGTGATGGCAGTGGCAGTATCATAGATGGCTTCATAATAAACAACCCACAGAATGGTATCGGAGTTAATATAAGTGCAGATAATTGTATCGTTAAAAACAATCAAATTAACGGTGGTAAAACAGGAATCATTGTTTCAAGGGGTAACATTACACTTCTGGATAATATAATATCTGGTCAGACCGAAAACGGTATACTGGGCAACCTTTCTCATGGTTTCTTCACTGTTTCTGGGAATTACATAGTTAACTTGATTGGTGAAGGAATCGTAAATGGAGTTACTATTTCTACAAATGGGAGTTTAACAGACTTCAATTTCACTGGAAACACTTTATCCAATATAAGCGCGCCTACTGGCGCCGTATTTGGATTGCAGCTGGGAAAGAGTAAAGGTGCTGGTGGAAATCCAGAAGTGGCCAATGTCACCAATTTAATAGTCAATGAGAATATTATCAGCGGTATCAGCGCCTTCAGCGCCATTATAGGAATGGAATTGGTAAGTAACAGTAATACTGTCCTGATTTCCGGAAATGAAATCTCCTTTTTAGAAGGGTCGACCAACAGTTCAGTTTATTCACTTGAAGCCGCCATAGTAGGAAATGGAACAGTTATGATTTCTAAAAATATGATATCTGATATAGTAGCTGGGCAGCAAGCAGTTGGAATAGTAGCTGTTGCTTTAGGAGATTTAAGGCTAGAAGATAACCAAATTTCCAGTATCGGTAAAGCCAACGCATCAGTCGCTATGTTAGGTTTAGGCTTGTTATATAATGCGACTTTGAAAAATAACAACGTTTCAGATATTAATTCTCCTAGCATAGCTGCGGGTATTGTAGGTACGGCAATGGATCATCTGAACATGATTTACAACACAATAAATGGAGTGCATGGAGCTAATGATGTTTCAATGGTAGCTGCTGGTTTTAATACCACTAAAATTTATGGGAATAACCTGGAAGGCCATGGTTCAGGGATAGGTATTGTAATTTGTTCAGCGAATGGAACAATAAAATACAATCGTATAGTCAACTATGACTCTTATATCCAGAACTTTTTATTTTCCAACTTCGGACCCAGCATCGATGAAATGCTTAAACCCCTCGACGATGCCATCAAGAAACATCCAGAACTGGAGCCCATCCTAAAACCCATACGAGACGATCTGGACAAGCTCTTTCATCAACTAGAAAACAGTAATACAAATGCCAGGTACAACTGGTATGGTACCAATAGCCCAGATGCCAGTAAATTCTTCGTGGGTAATGGAACTTTAGATTATTATCCATGGCTGGTTCTGAATATTAGAGCCAACCCATCCACCATAAATGTTGGTGAAAGTTCAATCATCACTGCTGACGTTTACTATGATGCAGCAGGTGGTGATCATAGTGCAGACGTTGAATTGTTTTTCAGCGGACCTAAGGTGATTTTCACCACTAACTTGGGAAATCTGGGTAGTAAGTCAGTGATTGTTCCTTGGGTCAATGGTATGGCAACCACAATTTTAAGGGCTGATGAGGGTGCGGGTATTGCCACAGTCACTGCCGCAGATCATGAAATCGTTCAAACTTTGGTAAATATTCAAGGAAGTTCGAATTTTACTAACGCAACAGCCACTACTGGGACTGTTGAAATGGAAAGCACAGGCTTGCCATTGGAGGGGATGGTAATATCTATTCTCCTAGTTCTTGGGGGATTGATCTCCGTACGAAAACAATAA